A single window of Bacillota bacterium DNA harbors:
- a CDS encoding ROK family protein, which yields MKARQIAIALDVGGTKLSGAIVDAEGHILSMLKTDTPDGTADNVIAAINNQIERLIELSAEAGEVAGIGLAVAGTIDWKHGIVVQSPNLPFSELHLKDIIEARFGLTAFMDNDGNLAAWGEKYYGVAKDAQDFVGLTIGTGIGGGIVIGGCLYRGATGSAAEIGHMVIEATGPRCTCGSYGCFEEMASGRALVRLAKEKIEQNKQSIILESAKGKVENITGPMITEAAQKQDKVALEVFCEAGFWLGIGLNNIINIFNPELVVIGGGAAEAGELLLAPARDVVAERTLHPNQDVARIVLSKLGNRAGMLGAAALVFNGLSLH from the coding sequence ATGAAGGCAAGGCAAATAGCGATTGCTTTAGATGTTGGTGGAACTAAGTTATCGGGCGCCATCGTGGATGCCGAGGGCCATATTCTGTCTATGCTCAAAACAGATACCCCGGACGGAACAGCCGACAATGTAATTGCCGCCATAAACAATCAAATAGAAAGGTTAATAGAGCTATCTGCAGAGGCAGGAGAGGTAGCAGGAATCGGTCTTGCAGTTGCAGGCACCATTGACTGGAAACATGGAATAGTGGTGCAATCCCCAAATCTACCCTTTAGCGAACTACACTTAAAAGATATCATCGAAGCACGGTTTGGGCTTACAGCTTTTATGGATAACGATGGAAACCTTGCAGCTTGGGGCGAGAAATATTATGGGGTAGCAAAGGATGCGCAGGACTTTGTTGGCCTGACTATCGGTACTGGCATCGGCGGCGGTATAGTTATTGGCGGCTGCCTGTATAGAGGTGCAACTGGGAGTGCAGCCGAGATTGGCCATATGGTTATTGAGGCAACGGGTCCCAGGTGTACTTGTGGCTCTTACGGGTGTTTTGAAGAGATGGCCTCTGGAAGAGCTCTGGTTAGGTTAGCCAAAGAGAAAATAGAACAAAACAAACAAAGCATCATTTTGGAGTCAGCAAAAGGCAAAGTTGAAAATATAACTGGGCCTATGATCACCGAGGCGGCGCAAAAGCAAGATAAAGTTGCGCTAGAGGTTTTTTGCGAAGCCGGTTTTTGGCTGGGTATCGGTTTAAATAATATAATCAACATATTCAATCCGGAGCTGGTTGTTATTGGTGGAGGCGCGGCTGAGGCGGGCGAACTTCTTCTTGCTCCTGCAAGAGATGTTGTTGCCGAACGGACGCTTCATCCAAATCAAGATGTTGCCAGGATAGTGCTATCCAAATTAGGGAACCGAGCCGGTATGCTTGGTGCGGCAGCACTAGTATTCAATGGGCTCTCACTGCATTAG